DNA sequence from the Leptospira limi genome:
TCAAAAGGCCTAGATTAAAACATGAATGAGACAAAATCAGGTGAATTGCGAGAAGAAACTTAAGAAGATTCCCTAATACAGAATTTCTTGTAAATTGACGATTTGGTCTATAGAGGAAACAAATTCTATTTTCTAAAAATTTAGATTTTCTCTAGACGAAATCACCTCTCAGCTGTTATTCTTCTTTAGAAATGAAATTGTTAGATCGGATGGATTGGATCAACGGAAAAAACTTCCTTCAGAAATTCATCATATCCTTATTTTTGTTTCCTACTTTTGGATGTTCGTTTCCTACAATCAACCGTTCCTTACTCGAGACGTTTACAACCTTTCGGTTTCTCCAAGCCAATACCCTATCTTATTCCATTAGTTTTCAAGTCTCAGGTTTACTCGGAACTGGATTACAAATCGAAAATAACGGTGAAGTGATGGATGTCAGTACGAATGGTACATATACCTTCACTAAAAAAATAAATTCTGGTGCCAATTATAAAGTAACGGTCAAAACTCCTCCGAGTTCCCCTATCCAAAATTGTATCGTTTCTTCAGGCCAAGGAACAGTTCTCAGTGGTAACATTGAAGGGATACAAGTAGTTTGTGGGAGTGCTTTGTATCTCATCAGTGGAACGGCAACTGGACTTTCAGGGAATGGATTACAATTACAAAATGTAACAGGCGTTGGAACCGATGTTATCAATGTCAATAGCGCAAGTTTTTCCTTTCCACCACTTCCTGTGGGTGAGACTTATAATTTCAGTATTATAAATCAACCGACTAACCCTAGCCAAACATGTTCCATAACAACACCTGTTGTCACAAATGGTACGATGGTAGCTTCACCCATATCCGTAAGCATCAATTGTACAACCAATTCTTATGCTGTCAGCGCCCAAGTCATTGGGATTTTAGGCACACTCACTGTAGGGAATGAACTAAAACTGACATTAGATGGTTCCAATACAATCAATGTAACAGCTGATGGGACTTATGCCTTCCCAGGCACTTATTTAAGTGGTGGGAATTTTACTGTAACCGTTGATAACCCAGGAGGAGTCATCACTTCTGGAGTTTGTACATTATCGTCTATTACAGTAACAGTAGGAAACGGACCTACAAACTTTGCTGTCAATTGTAGTAACGCATTTTTAGTCAGTGGTACTGTTTCAAGTCCCGGAGGCACTACAACTAGTGTGTTAGGTGAGCCTGTGACTTTAGATTTGGTGCAAACAGGAGGATCTCCTGTTTTTCCTACCCAATCGATCACCATTAACCCAGGTGTCACAAATTTTACATTTCCGAGCACCATCCCAGGTGGAGTAGATTATCAGATAATCGTTTTTGCAAATCCACCTAACCAAACTTGCACGATTACTTCTGGTGCCACTCATTCAGGGATTGTATCCAATATGTCCAATGTTGTACTCAATTGTAGTTTAACACTTCCGAGTTTTTCTCCTGTTAGTGGCTCTCTTTTTAATGATGATGGGACTGTTACCATTTCCAGTTTGATCCCAGGATCCGAGTATCGATACACAATTGGAAATGGATCTCAAGCGGATCCAACTTGTGCTTCAGGAACAATGACAACATCCACAGTCACGATAACAGATAACAACCAAGCAGTGGTCAAAGTGATCCATTGTAAGGTAGGTTGGGTGGAATCACAAGTTGTCACTGCTTCTTATACACTCAAAGTCGCGACACCAACTCCAAGTTTGGCGACAGGATCCTTTCTGGACTCTGGCCAAAATGTAAGTTTCTCAAGTACAACAACGGGTTCCACATGGGTTTGTCATACTGCGGCAGCTGCTGTACCTGCGGATCCAGATTGTGGCCCTACACTCAACACATGTAATACTGGTGTTCTTGGGAATTATATTTTTCCGACACCTGGAGTTTCTCAAAATGTAAAGGCGAGAATGTGCAGAGTAAATTATGCACAGAGTGATGTTTTGAGCACCAATTACCAACCAAATGTTTATACTGTTGGTGGAACGATTAGTTCTCTCACAACACCCTTTGGAACCAATACTTTTGTTTTACAGAATAATGGTGGTGATGATTTAATCATTGCAAGTAATGGAACGTTTACATTCAATACGGCTTTACCAACCGGTACAAATTTTACGGTCTCAGTCTTATCAGGTCCACAAAATCCTTGGCAAACTTGTAATATCACAAATGCAAATGGTACAGTTTCCAATACTGCGATCACAAATATCGCGATCTCATGTTCCGTAAATCAATACAACATGAGTGGAAACGTTACTAGTTCTGTCACTTTACCTTCAGGCCTAACTGTCACCAATGGTGTTGATACAATCAATGTTCCTGCAGGTGCAACTTCTACTCCCATTTCTTTTGCGACTCCGATCAGCAGTGGGACTAGTTATGAAATCCAAATCACCCAAGAACCTACAGGATTTGTTTGTGCAGTTCAATCAAACATGCAAGGCACTATGTTAGGTGCCAACATCACCAATGTCGCAGTGAATTGTGTGGCAGGGTATCGATATGGGAATGCAATCGGATTAAAAAAACAAGCACCTGTGCAAATCCATTATTATAAAGGAGATGTGACAACGGCAGCAGGTGTAGCTGGGAGTGGAGCAAGTGATGGCCCTGCTCCCGCATCCAGTTTTAATGATATCAGTGGCATCACCTATGATGGAACAAAAGGTTTTATCGTAGATTCTGGTAATCATAAAATTCGTGTCTTTAATCCAATGACCAATACCGTTTCCTCTCTGGTTGGAAATGGTGCCGCAGGAAATACTCCTGGATCAGGTATGAGTGGAACTTTCAATCTTCCCAAGGGAATCACAACAGATGGCACATATTTGTATGTCACAGAAACATTGGGTAATCGTATCAAACGTATTTTAATTAGCTCTGGTTATGCGGAGACGTTTGCAGGTGATGATACTGTGGTTTCACCAGCCAATGCAAATCTTGATGCAACAGATCCACTTGCCGCCAGATTTGCATCACCTGCTGGCATTGTGATTGACGATAATAAACTTTACATCGCGGATCGGAATAATTCAGCAATCCGTGTCATCAAGTTAAGTACCCGCGAGGTCACGACACTTGTTACCGGAGGAGATATCAGTTTTCCAGAAGGACTTACCATCATCGGTGATTACTTATATGCTACCAATTTAGGAACCTACAACATCACAAAAACTCACAAGGTAACAGGCGTTACAACCATTTTATGTGGGAATTCAACCAATGGGTACATTGATGCCGTTGGAACGGATGCTTCTTTCAATTTACCACACGGGATCACTTCCGATGGTATCTTTTTGTATGTAGCCGATTATGGAAATCATTTGATCCGAAGGGTACATAGTGGCACTGGTGAAGTGATCACAATAGCAGGTTCTGGAAACACAGGACTCATCAATGGAGTTGGTGTATCAGCGTCCATTCAATCACCAAAATACATTTCCAACCTTGGTGATGTAATTGTTTTTGGAACTGTAAATGCGCTTCGAACCATAAAGTCTGAAAGTTTACAATCTTATTATCCTTTAAATGGTTCAAATTACAATTTTGTAAATAACCAAACAATTACTTCGATCGGAAGTCCAACCTTTGGAAACGGTAGATTTAATGAACTAAATGGAGCCGCGAGTACTTCCATAGGAAATGCAGGAACTGCACCTTCTCCCAGTTTGTCGGTCAATAAAATCACTATGGCAGGATGGATTTTATGGGATGGAACCAATTCTGGAATTGGAAAAGTAATTTTTTATAACGGTGATTTTACAACCAACGGCCATGGATTGTTTATAGACTCAAAAGACCAATTAGCAATCTACCGCGGTGGTATGCTCCCTGATTCTACAAATGTAACTGTCATACCTAACTTATGGACCCATGTTGCATTAACTGTTGATAGTAACGATTTATACAAAGTATATCTGAATGGAAACTTAGTGTTTGAAAAAACCTTAAGTACAAATCCCGTTTCAGGAAATTTTACAGTTGGTGTTTCCTCAGCTGGTTCCTTTTTCTTTCCAGGTAGACTTGCTGATTTACGTTTCTATAACAGGGAACTCAATGAAGGAGAGATCAATGACTTAGCAAAAAATGCAGACAGTACGTTGGTTGGAAATTCCTATGCATCTCGACCAATCCAATTGGCAGCTCAATACCAATTTTCAGGAGACTCCACATCAAAAGGACCTCTTGGTGGAAGTTTGTCTTTTTATGGTCCACTGACAAACTATTCAACTGGAATCAATAAAACAAATAATACTGCAGTCAGAATTTCTGCGTCTTCTGGCGGATACTTACTGGGCTCGGAACAGGGTTTACCACATGGAACACAACCAAGGAGTATCTGTGTCTGGGTAAACCTAGAAACCTATCCTAATATGGGAGATAATGCCCCTCTCATCACATATGGAAGTGCAGGTCCTTCCACTGAATTCATTCTAAATGTGTACAGAGCATCCCCTACTGGTGACTTAAAACTTCGGTTTGGTGGTCTCGGCGGCGGAGAATTGTATCCGTCTTATACACTGCCATTAAATCGATGGACTCATATTTGTGGTACATTTGACGGTAACAATGGTTGGTTATATGTTGATGGAGTGGAAATCAGTGGACCAGTGAACATTGGTTCGTCTATCAATACAACAACAGGAACTGGACTCTATGTAGGTCGAATGGCTTCGTTTCCTGGTCATATGTTTGGGGGAAAAGTAGATGAAATTAAAATTTATGCAAAAGCACTCTCTCAAAAGGAAGTCCGAACTCTCTCGGCACAAATCCCCAACGGTTTAGTTGCCCGTTACGATTTTAATAAAAATTTTGATGATGTAAGTGGATTCGGAAATCCAACCACAAGTGTAGGAGCAACTCTTGTGTCCGACAAGTATGGAAATGGAATTTCCGCTTTGAATACAAATGGAAGTACTTATCTAAATGTAACCACTACAACCTCATCCCTACCAAAAAATTCCCAACCACGAACAATTTGTGTTCAGTACAAATCAGCGACCCTCAATTCAGGGACTATGGTTAGTATTGGGCCCAATTCAACAGATCGCATGGTTGCGTTAGGTGCTGGTAATACTAGTTCTAAATACTTTTTTTCAGGTTATCTAAACGATGTAGAAGAATTTTATTATAACCATGAAAATGTTTGGCATCACCTTTGTGGTGTATTTGAAGGTCCTGCAGGAAGTTATGCTGCTACTATCTACCATAATGGAGCAAAACTCATCAGCCAAACTAAAAATACTTGGGATACAAATCCCAATGTTTTTACGATTGGAATTCGATCTGATTTAACCAATGGATTTAATGGTCAATTGGATGAAGTTCTGGTATATAACAGAGCTTTAACGCTGATGGAAATCCAAGCTCTATCAGGTTATGATCCAAAACAAGTCATCACTTGGAATGCAAATCCGGCAACAAGCAGTTTGAAACTTCACCTAAGTGCCGATAGTTTTTCAAATCAAACCAATTATTCACCTATCACCACTTGGCATGACAGAAGTGGAAACGCGGCTTCTTTTTTCACAGGAGGTGCATCTCCAACCTATAATAACACAGGTTTCAATAATAAACCTACTGTGAATTTTAACGCAGGCAATTCTGAGTATTTATTCCGTGGTAGTGCAGCAAACATTCCATCCAATAGTTCTACTTTTTTCATCGCCCTATCAAGAACAGCCAACGCCAATGATACATTTTTTGAATCAGCAACACCCGGTGTCTCATACTATTTTGATGGAGACAATATTCGAATGGCAAAACCATCGGATGGAATTGTTGGCTCGAGTAACATCCAATTTCCCTATACAAACTTTCCCTATTTGATAGCAGCAGAACAATTAAATGGAGTATCTTTTGGTATGTATTCAAGTGGATATGCAATTGGTATCCCTACAGATCCAAGTAAAACCTACTCACAAAATAATCTTTATTTAGGTTCTAACTCTAGTCCTGGTAATTTTTTCTCTGGCAATATCAGTGAAGTTCTCTATTACAATGTCAGTTTATCCAATCCAGGTCGTACCATTGTATTCTGTTACTTATCTCAAAAATACAATATTGATTTGTCTGCTGCTTCGGTGTATTGCGATTGAAGATGCAACAAGTTCACTATCGGTATCTTTGTTTCGGACTCTTTTTTTGTATGATTCAATTTGGTTGTAATTCAGAAAATGATTCTATCACCAAAGAACCACCTCCACCGAAAGCAACCACCGTCCCTTTACCTGAGGCGATGTACATTCAAAATGGATGTATCTCTTGCCATGGACCTGAAGGGAATGGAAGAGGTACACGGACACATCTACTAAGAGAAACCCGGATTCCTAATTTCCAAGATCGTACAACCTATCTGAATGGTTCCTCCAAAGAATCCATTGCAAACAGCATCAAAAATGGAATCCCTGGAACCTATATGAAAGCATACTCACATATGCGTAAAAATGAAATTGATGCCTTAGCCGATTACATTCTAAAAATGCAAAAGAACAATCGTTAACGTTTCAGTGGAAACAAATCTTCAACGTCCCACATTCATTAAATTTGAAAATAATTCACAAGCAGTCATGGATCCCAACTCACAGGCATCATCTAACTCGCCCAATGCAATTGATATTTCCTCAATTTTTTTAGTCTTTAGACGAGTATCGGCATTTGCCTCCAATTGTTTTGCCTTCATCAATTGTTCACTTACGGTAACAAAGTTCCATGGAGAGACTCTTTTTTCGTAGGCCAATGAATTTAGAAATATTTTGATATCTTTTTCGATCTGAGGGTAAACTGATTCAAAACAAGTTACTATGATGACAAATCCAAATTCTCCTGCAGTGGAGGTGATATAATGTTGGACGATTGTATCTTCTTTGTCTTTAAAACTTCCAAATAATCCAAGAAATTGGTAAATTTCTTTCTCTTTACTTTCTACTAATTTTTGTAAATTATAATATTCTTTCACATTTGAAACAAGAATATATCGTTTGGACTCTAAATGAAAAATGATTGGATCGAGGTCTTGTTGTTTTTCCGATTCTTTAAAAAGAATCACAAGTGCTGGAATGATTTCTCTCCCCGACTCTTCCTTTAATGGACTAGTTCGAAAATGATCAAACTTAGTTGAACTTCCATTTGACTTTCGGTTGGTTAAATACCAATTCGATGGTAAATGGAAGGAGATACAATGTGTACGTAGGCAGGTTTTCCATTTTTCAGCTTGCGCACTGATTGGGAATGTAAAAAAGACAATTCCAAAAATGAGTGAAATACGGATTTTAGATCGATTCATTCCATTAACTCTTTTCTTTCTTTGAAAAAATCGAGTGCATTCGGATTTGCTAAAGCATTTTTATTTTTTACTTCGAGACCAGCAACAGTTTGTTTCACGGCAATTTCTACCTTTTTGCCATTGATCGTATAGGGAATTTCTGGTACCGTTAAGATGATTGAAGGAACATGCCTAGGCGAAGTTTCATTTTTGATTTGTTCTTTGATTTGTTTAACCAATCCATCATCCAGTTGGACTCCATCTGCTAATACAACAAATAGGACAACTCTAACATCATCTTTGAAGTCTTGGCCGATGATCACCGAATCCTTAATTTCTTGAATTTTAGAAACAACGGAATAGATGTCAGCAGTTCCGATACGAACTCCTCCAGGATTCAGTGTTGCATCTGATCTTCCATAGATGATGACACCATTCTCTGGAGTGATCGAAGCAAAGTCACCATGACACCATATATTATCATAGGTTTCAAAATAGGCTGCTTTGTATTTAGCTCCAGATTCATCATTCCAAAAGTATAAAGGCATTGAAGGGAATGGAGATAAGCAGACCAATTCGCCCTTTTCTCCAGTGACAGATCTTCCCATACTGTCAAAAACTTGGACATCCATTCCCAAACCCTTACATTGAATTTGACCAGCATACACAGGTAAGCTGGGATTTCCCAAAGCAAAACATCCATTCAAATCAGTTCCGCCTGAGATGGAAGATAATTGAACATCTGTTTTGATTTTTTCATATACATACTGAAAACCAGAAACAGGTAAGGGAGAACCTGTCGAAAGAATTACTTTCAAATCTGGAAGTGAGTATTTCGATTTTACTGAAATTCCTTCTTCTTCCAAAACAGATAAGTACTTGGCACTGGTTCCAAAAATTTGAATGGATTCTTTTTCTACCATACTCCAAAGGGTTTCCCAATTCGGATAAAATGGATTCCCATCAAACTGGTACAAGGTTGCACCCAATGCCAATACAGATTGAGACCAATTCCACATCATCCAACCACAGGTTGTATAATAAAAAAACCGATCCCCTTCTGATACATTACAATGTAACGCTAGTTCTTTGGTATGATTGAGTAATACTCCCCCACCTTGGACAATGCATTTAGGAAGACCAGTTGTTCCTGATGAAAACATGATGTAAACTGGATCTGAAAAACTGATAGGTACGTAATCAATTGATTCATCTTTTGTTGGTGATAAATCTTGGTAACGAATCGGATTTTTAATCTTACCAAAATCTTTGATTGGATTCATAAACTCATATAGAATTGTTTCTTTGAATTCGGAATTTTTTGCACTGGATAATGTTTGGGTGATCTCTTCCAATTTTTCAATGATCGAAATTTCTTTTCCTTTAAACGAATAGGATTCCACAGAGATCACAACCTTAGGGAAAATTTGCTCAAATCGATCTAATATACCTTTGACTCCAAAATCGGGTGAAGCACTCGACCAAATAGCACCTAACGATGTTGTTGCCAACATTCCAATCGTAGAAATGGGAGCATTCGGCACAATTCCTACAACCCGATCTCCTTTTTGAATTCCTAACGAAAGTAAGTGTTTACGTAATTTAATGACTTCTAATTTCAATTCATGAAACGTTAACCGTTGTACAGCTCCGTCTTCCCCGTAAAACACAATCGCTTCTTGGTTTGGATTCCCCTTCTCCAGTAAATTTTCAGCAAAATTAAAAGTAGCACCGGGAAACCATTTTGTTTCCGAAAACTGTTTCCCCTTCACGAAAGTTTGGGTTGCTTGGGTTTTTAGAATCAGTCCTGACTCTTGTAACCATTCTTTCCAAAAAATTTGCGATTCATCGATCGAAAATTGATGGAAGGAAACATAATCAGGAAAGGATTTTCCCAATTTTGTTTCGAGCCGATGTTGGAATTTGGTGAGATTGTTCGAATGATAAATGGGAGTCCATATAGGATTTTGCGACATCTTGAGAACTGATCTTATCCAATTTCAATATTAAGGCAAGTATGTTCCATAAATGAGTCGTAGAAAAAAATTTGCTATCGATAGCACAGAAAAAACTCTACCAGGAGAAGAGATTATTTTTAAATTCTACTAGAGGTGTAATTTAATTTAGGATATCAGTTAGATTTTCAACTCAATCAGCGTAAAACCATTCTCTCATACTGACACCTTAGAAAAAATTTTCACATTAAAATTTACTTTAACTAACTTTCAATAGGGAATAATTTACTATTCTGATTTTGGTATTGAATGTTAGGATATTTTCTATTTCAGTGTATCAAATTTAAAGAGATATACTGGAAAAATTATTAATCCAAATTCTAAAAATATTCGTCATATTAGCTAAATCTCGGAAATTTCGAGTGTAAATACTTTGTCGATTCGAGTCACGTCTCACCGGTTTGTGTCTCTGAAATCATAGATAAGTTATTGCAAACAGCAAAGGAGATTCCAAACTTTCAATAATAGTATGAAACCCTTCGGATGGCAAAAAAACGCACTCAAACAAAGTTTTCTATTTTGTTTTGTATTGATGTTTTCAGCCAATTTTATGTACCAAAGGATTGTCGACAATGAAGTGAATTGTGGCTCCTTGGGAACTCCAGAAAGTGGATGTCCCTATGCTTTTTTAGACCATACACTTGGCATCGATCCAGGTCACGATCTTGGCGACGATGGAGAACATTCCGAACATGTTTGTTTTTCTTGCCCTTGTAATTCCATAGTTTCCATCACTTGGAATTTATATATTTCCCATATTTTAATCAATCTACATAAAGTATATTTTGAACTGAATGAATTTCCTATACCCAAATTTTCGACTCTATCTTATCTTTTCAGACCTCCAAGACAACATATAACCTAGTTCTTTCGCACATCCGTTTACTTGCGTTATTTACGTGGGAGGTTCCATGTTTTATTTTTCAATTTCAAAGAATATTAAATTGAATTGGCTTTCAATATTACTGTTGATGCCTACAATTTTTAATTCAACAATCGAATCCCAAGAAAGTCTTGGGAATTCATGTCAGAATCAAAACTCAATGTTAGAATTGAGTATTTGTATCGTCAATCGGCATCCTGATTTTCGAATCGAGGAAATTAAACTGAAGGAAATTTCCGGAAGGAAAAAAATCGCCTCCTATTATTTTCCATCAAATCCAACTTTTTCTGGTTATGTGGCCAATAGAAAGGGAGACACAGCGGGACCAATCATAGGATCCACACTTACCACAGCTAATAACTTTCAAGTTATGGTGAATCAGGAAATTTACACCAATGGCAAAAGAGAAATCGCCATCAAAATCGCCGATGAAGAATTTAGAGCGCAAGTATATCGTCTAGAGTCCGTTAAACGATCCTTAGAATTCGAAGCCTTAAAAAAACTAACACGATTTCGATATCTTTTTTTGGAAAAGGAAAACAGTTTATATAGTTTAAATTTGGTAAAGGAACTTAAAAAAGTTTCTAAAGCTAGAATTAACGAAGGACTTTCACCAGGAATTGACGAATCCTTATCAGAAGCCGAAGAAATTCGAATTTTTAAAATATGGAATTTATCACAAAGGCAATATGAAAATGCAAAGTCTGAATTAGAAGTTTTGCTTGGATTTCCATTTGAGTTAATACAATTAAATGCATTCCAATGGAAACTACCAAACGATTTACCTAAAGACAAATCTGAGTTGGTGAAAATAGCATACCAACATAGACCAGAAATTTTTCTCACAGAAAAAGAAATCGAACTAGCGTTACTCCGACATAACGAAGTTAGAAAACAAAAAATTCCAAATGTGAGTTTGGGTGCTTTTGCGCAAAACGATGGCTTTAATGAAAGAGTCGTAGGCGGGATGTTAACGATACCTCTGATCGTCTGGCGAGATTATGAAGGAGAATCGATCATTTCCTCTTCTAAAATCGATAGCTCAAAAGAATTGAAAGAATCTGTATCAAGAAATATAAAACAAGAAGTATTGTTTGCACTTACAAATTTTATCACACTAGCTGATGAAGTAAAACTTTATGACGAAAACAAACTAGAAAGAGCGGAATCCGATCTAAACAATCTACAAGAAGCCATCAGATTCGGTAAAATAAAAATTATCGATGCAATCAACCAACAAAGAATCTTATTACAAACTAAACTAAATTATCTAAGCACCAAATCAGAATATGAAGTATCTCAAATTGAGTTAATACGAGTGCTTGGATTGCCAACAAATACAATGGAAGTTCGACCATGAAAATTAATTTTAAACTCATCCTTTTTTCTATCTTTCTATTAATTGGCGTTATTTATTTTTGGAAAACTAGCCGAAGCAAAACATCTGTTCCAGAAATTTCCACAAACAAAAATATTCTTCATATAACAAGGGAACAGCGAGAAGCAATTTCTATTGAAGTCGAATTAGTTTCTCTAAATAAAATTCACACTAACATTGAGCTTACAGGTGAAACAGAAGCTGTCCCTGATGACATTATGGATGTTCCCGCCAGAATTTCAGGTAGAGTAACAAATGTCTATTTTGTTGAAGGTGATACCATTCAAAAAGGCCAAAAACTAGCAACCATTGACTCTCCAGAACTTGCAAAACTTAGATCTACTTATCTCGTTGCAAAATCTAAATACAATGCAGCTGAACAAAACTTAACAAGAATTAGTTCACTCGTAAAAATGAATTTAGCGGCTAAACAAGAACAAATTGATGCGGAAGCAAATTTACGAGTGATTGATTCAGAGAAAAATTCAGCTGAAGAAAATCTACGTGCGAACGGAATAAGTATCGATAATAGTTCCACGGGGCAATATATTGTTTATTCGCCAAGGTCTGGACTAGCTTTATCGAGAAATGCAGTTCCAGGATCAATTGTGGCAGGAAATCAAATTCTTACAACCATTGCCAATCTTACCAATCTTTGGTTCCAAGCAAAAATATATGAAAATGATTTAAAATATTTATCAGAAGGGATACCGGCTGATATTATATTGAATGCTTATCCTGAATTAAACTTTTATGGAAAATTAGAACACATTGGTGAAAAAGTAGATCCTGGATCTCGAACTGTTCATGCACGAGTTGTTTTTAAAAACCAAAACAAAAAAGCAAAAATTGGATTGTTTGGAAAGGCTATTCTCAGTGTGAATGAAAGGACAGGAATTCAAATTCCCGAAAATGCAATTCAATCGTACCAAGATTCTAAATATGTATTTATAGAAACCAAACCAGAAACATACCAATGGTTAGAAGTGACAACTGGTAGTACAAATGACAAAATGGTTGAAGTAATCTCTGGACTCAAAGAAGGAGATAAGGTTGTCACAAAAGGTGCCTTTGAATTAAAAGCAATTTTGTTCAAAGACACATTTGGTGGAGGTGAGTGATATGGAATTTTTAACTAAAATTGTATCTTTCTCACTGCATAATCGCTTATTAATCATACTATCTACCATATTACTGGTATTTGGTGGCTTTTTCTCACTAAAACATTTAAAAGTTGATGCTGTTCCTGATATAACAAATGTTCAAGTTCAAATCATTACAACGTCTCCTTCTTTATCTACTTTAGAAATCGAACAATACATTACCTTACCTGTTGAACGTGCAATCACGGGAATTCCAAACTTAACTGAAGTTCGATCGGTTTCTAGATACGGATTTTCTTTGGTAACCGCAGTTTTTGCAGATGGAACAGACTTATGGAAAAGTAGACAATTAGTTAGTGAAAAACTAACTGAAGCATCTGAAAACATTCCTGCTATATATGGTAAACCAGTAATTGGACCAATCACAACAGGATTAGGAGAAGTATTTCAATTTACAATCGAAAGCCAATTCCATACTCAAATGGAGTTAACAACCTATTTAAATTGGTATATCAATCCCGCCTTAAAGACAGTTCCAGGTATCGTGGAAGTGAATAGTTTTGGAGGCAAAACAAAACAATACCAAGTCATAGTTGATTCATTAAAAGCAGCTTCTTTGGGAATTTCTTTCAACCAAATTATCACTGCAATCCAAGCCAATAACCTATCAACGGGTAGTGGTTATATTGAAAAATCAAATGAACAACTTATCGTTGGTAGTGATGGGCTTTTAAAAACAATCACGGATTTTGAAAAAATACAAATCGGTAAAATGAAAGATGGTTTTCCCATCTATTTGAATACCGTTGCAAAGATTGTCGAAGGCCCACGTTTACGCAAAGGTGCAGCTACTTCTTCTGGAAAATCAGAGGTTGTAGGGGCCGTAACTTTGATGT
Encoded proteins:
- a CDS encoding acetoacetate--CoA ligase, whose protein sequence is MSQNPIWTPIYHSNNLTKFQHRLETKLGKSFPDYVSFHQFSIDESQIFWKEWLQESGLILKTQATQTFVKGKQFSETKWFPGATFNFAENLLEKGNPNQEAIVFYGEDGAVQRLTFHELKLEVIKLRKHLLSLGIQKGDRVVGIVPNAPISTIGMLATTSLGAIWSSASPDFGVKGILDRFEQIFPKVVISVESYSFKGKEISIIEKLEEITQTLSSAKNSEFKETILYEFMNPIKDFGKIKNPIRYQDLSPTKDESIDYVPISFSDPVYIMFSSGTTGLPKCIVQGGGVLLNHTKELALHCNVSEGDRFFYYTTCGWMMWNWSQSVLALGATLYQFDGNPFYPNWETLWSMVEKESIQIFGTSAKYLSVLEEEGISVKSKYSLPDLKVILSTGSPLPVSGFQYVYEKIKTDVQLSSISGGTDLNGCFALGNPSLPVYAGQIQCKGLGMDVQVFDSMGRSVTGEKGELVCLSPFPSMPLYFWNDESGAKYKAAYFETYDNIWCHGDFASITPENGVIIYGRSDATLNPGGVRIGTADIYSVVSKIQEIKDSVIIGQDFKDDVRVVLFVVLADGVQLDDGLVKQIKEQIKNETSPRHVPSIILTVPEIPYTINGKKVEIAVKQTVAGLEVKNKNALANPNALDFFKERKELME
- a CDS encoding TolC family protein, which translates into the protein MFYFSISKNIKLNWLSILLLMPTIFNSTIESQESLGNSCQNQNSMLELSICIVNRHPDFRIEEIKLKEISGRKKIASYYFPSNPTFSGYVANRKGDTAGPIIGSTLTTANNFQVMVNQEIYTNGKREIAIKIADEEFRAQVYRLESVKRSLEFEALKKLTRFRYLFLEKENSLYSLNLVKELKKVSKARINEGLSPGIDESLSEAEEIRIFKIWNLSQRQYENAKSELEVLLGFPFELIQLNAFQWKLPNDLPKDKSELVKIAYQHRPEIFLTEKEIELALLRHNEVRKQKIPNVSLGAFAQNDGFNERVVGGMLTIPLIVWRDYEGESIISSSKIDSSKELKESVSRNIKQEVLFALTNFITLADEVKLYDENKLERAESDLNNLQEAIRFGKIKIIDAINQQRILLQTKLNYLSTKSEYEVSQIELIRVLGLPTNTMEVRP
- a CDS encoding efflux RND transporter periplasmic adaptor subunit, yielding MKINFKLILFSIFLLIGVIYFWKTSRSKTSVPEISTNKNILHITREQREAISIEVELVSLNKIHTNIELTGETEAVPDDIMDVPARISGRVTNVYFVEGDTIQKGQKLATIDSPELAKLRSTYLVAKSKYNAAEQNLTRISSLVKMNLAAKQEQIDAEANLRVIDSEKNSAEENLRANGISIDNSSTGQYIVYSPRSGLALSRNAVPGSIVAGNQILTTIANLTNLWFQAKIYENDLKYLSEGIPADIILNAYPELNFYGKLEHIGEKVDPGSRTVHARVVFKNQNKKAKIGLFGKAILSVNERTGIQIPENAIQSYQDSKYVFIETKPETYQWLEVTTGSTNDKMVEVISGLKEGDKVVTKGAFELKAILFKDTFGGGE